A region of Anolis sagrei isolate rAnoSag1 chromosome 2, rAnoSag1.mat, whole genome shotgun sequence DNA encodes the following proteins:
- the LOC132769152 gene encoding semaphorin-3D-like isoform X2, with protein MAGAKDHVFLLHLDHPNIEPQKIFWPAPREQREHCRLAGKNPETECANFIRFLQRFNSSHVFACGTGSYQPICAFIHIKAGAEEPGLPTMQLVQYSVGSGRGKCPYNPYEPFAGLLTDGEFYSGTSIDFMGSSAAFFRTQLDRADQNYLRTEQNQDYWLKEPVFIGAYVIPDTYNHDDDKVYFFFRETAVEAGQWEKGRVYARVARVCKNDVGGKHSLINRWSTFLKARLVCSIPSLQGTETHFDQLEDVFFLRTRNVQDPLIYGLFTVSSGIFNGSAVCVYSMAAIRAAFNGPFAHKEGLEYQWVEYKGKIPYPRPGTCPSETYDPLLQSTKDFPDEVISFMRTHHLMWDPIYPLQGKPILMRANVPFQIHQLLVDRVEIEAGHVDVLFLGTDDGKVLKVRVASTGGQELQEISLEEISISKKPLPILDMQLSLKRQEVFVSSTNGVVQLSLHRCELYGKACAECCLAHDPYCTWDGKACKPYLLTKKRRAQCQNMRKANPAGRCQNAAKGTFVAEEMVIFGVQNNSTFLECLPHSPQTTIRWLVQHSNTVTLEEIRSSDRFFILEQGLLISQLSQQDAGTYHCQGMDHSFSQTLSSYNLRIIGHQAVEALISRQSKSTKEAGASPSTSHRLELPFPYKGYSWALGAPGTNLDEFCKERKRQRQKAWNPNWQQHPPESKKGRVRRQPGPL; from the exons ACAGAATGTGCCAATTTCATCCGCTTTCTCCAGCGCTTTAACAGCAGCCATGTCTTTGCCTGTGGAACAGGCTCCTACCAGCCCATATGTGCCTTCATACACATCAAAGCTGGAGCTGAG GAGCCAGGGCTGCCAACTATGCAGTTGGTGCAATACTCTGTAGGATCTGGGAGAGGCAAGTGCCCATACAACCCTTATGAACCTTTTGCAGGGCTGCTCACAG ATGGAGAGTTTTATTCTGGCACTTCCATTGACTTCATGGGTAGCAGTGCTGCTTTCTTCCGGACACAACTTGACAGAGCTGACCAAAACTACCTCCGAACAGAACAGAACCAAGATTATTGGTTAAAAG AGCCAGTGTTTATTGGGGCTTATGTCATTCCTGACACCTACAACCATGATGATGATAAGGTGTACTTCTTCTTCCGGGAGACAGCAGTAGAGGCTGGACAGTGGGAGAAAGGGCGCGTCTATGCCCGGGTGGCCCGGGTCTGCAAG AATGATGTTGGTGGGAAGCACAGCCTCATCAACCGCTGGAGCACATTCCTTAAAGCCCGGCTAGTCTGCTCCATCCCGAGTCTACAGGGTACTGAAACACATTTTGATCAGTTGG aGGATGTTTTCTTCCTCCGTACTCGTAATGTTCAGGATCCTCTTATTTATGGCCTCTTCACAGTGTCTAG TGGCATTTTTAATGGTTCTGCAGTATGCGTTTACTCCATGGCAGCCATTCGGGCTGCTTTCAATGGACCCTTTGCCCACAAGGAAGGCTTGGAGTACCAGTGGGTTGAATACAAGGGAAAGATCCCCTATCCCCGTCCTGGaaca TGTCCCAGTGAAACATATGACCCTCTTCTTCAGTCAACCAAGGATTTTCCTGATGAAGTCATCAGCTTCATGCGCACTCACCACTTGATGTGGGACCCCATCTATCCTCTCCAGGGGAAACCCATTCTGATGCGAGCTAATGTCCCCTTCCAGATCCATCAGCTGTTAGTGGACAGAGTGGAGATAGAAGCTGGGCATGTGGATGTCCTCTTCCTTGGAACAG ATGATGGTAAAGTGCTGAAGGTGAGGGTTGCTAGCACAGGAGGACAAGAACTGCAGGAGATTAGCCTGGAGGAGATCAGTATTTCAAAG AAGCCTTTACCCATCCTCGACATGCAGCTTTCTCTAAAAAGG CAGGAAGTGTTTGTGAGCAGCACCAATGGTGTGGTCCAGCTCTCCCTTCACCGCTGTGAACTGTATGGCAAAGCTTGTGCCGAATGCTGCCTGGCTCATGATCCCTACTGCACCTGGGATGGCAAAGCCTGCAAGCCCTATTTGCTCACTAAAAAAAG AAGAGCACAGTGCCAAAATATGCGGAAGGCCAACCCAGCTGGGCGGTGCCAAAATGCTGCAAAAG GAACCTTTGTGGCTGAAGAAATGGTGATCTTTGGCGTGCAGAACAACTCGACCTTTCTTGAATGCCTTCCACATTCTCCCCAGACCACCATTCGTTGGCTTGTGCAGCACAGCAATACAGTCACTCTGGAGGAG ATTCGGAGCAGCGACCGCTTCTTCATTCTAGAGCAAGGGCTGCTGATTAGTCAGCTATCACAACAGGATGCTGGTACCTACCACTGCCAAGGAATGGATCACTCCTTTTCCCAAACACTCAGCTCCTACAACCTGCGCATCATTGGACACCAGGCTGTGGAGGCATTAATCTCCAGGCAAAGCAAGAGCACAAAGGAAGCTGGAGCTTCACCCAGCACCAGCCACAGGTTGGAGCTTCCATTTCCTTACAAGGGCTATTCATGGGCCTTAGGAGCACCTGGCACCAATTTGGATGAGTTTtgcaaggagaggaaaaggcagaggcaAAAGGCCTGGAATCCTAACTGGCAGCAGCATCCCCCAGAAAGCAAGAAAGGCCGAGTGCGCCGGCAGCCTGGACCCTTGTAG